A section of the Primulina eburnea isolate SZY01 chromosome 1, ASM2296580v1, whole genome shotgun sequence genome encodes:
- the LOC140804364 gene encoding uncharacterized protein — MFSVRVKNLIREEIADNKYCIVIDEARDESKREQMSIVLRFVDKNGCIQERFFGLVHVSDTTALKLKNAINSYLSHYNLDVQNIRGQGYDGASNMRGEFNELQALILKDCKSAYYVHCFAHRLQLALVAAAKNVTPIHQFFDKLTFIINMVGASCKRNDELKEAHADDIAYLISINELETGRGLNQICNLQRAADTRWSSHFRSLSNLIKMFSAACTVLLKVMEDGLPSQRAEAKSVYDEMNSFDFVFILHLMNEIMEITDVICQTLQSKS; from the coding sequence ATGTTCTCAGTGAGAGTGAAAAATTTAATTCGTGAAGAAATTGCAGACAACAAGTATTGCATAGTCATCGATGAAGCCCGTGATGAGTCAAAAAGAGAACAAATGTCTATAGTGTTGAGGTTCGTGGACAAAAATGGATGCATACAAGAACGTTTTTTTGGGCTTGTTCATGTGTCAGATACGACAGCTTTGAAATTAAAGAATGCTATAaattcttatttgagtcattacAATTTGGATGTCCAAAATATTAGAGGTCAAGGTTACGATGGTGCTAGCAATATGAGAGGTGAGTTCAATGAATTGCAAGCTTTGATTCTGAAAGATTGTAAGAGTGCTTATTATGTTCATTGCTTTGCCCATCGATTGCAGTTGGCTCTTGTTGCGGCAGCAAAAAATGTAACTCCCATTCATCAGTTTTTTGATAAATTAACTTTCATAATTAATATGGTTGGTGCTTCGTGCAAGCGTAATGATGAATTGAAAGAAGCTCACGCAGATGACATTGCTTATTTGATTTCTATTAATGAACTCGAGACAGGGCGTGGACTTAATCAGATATGTAATTTACAACGAGCAGCTGATACGCGTTGGAGTTCTCATTTTAGATCATTATCGAACTTGATCAAGATGTTTAGTGCAGCATGTACTGTATTGCTCAAAGTTATGGAAGATGGACTTCCTTCCCAAAGAGCAGAAGCAAAGTCTGTTTATGATGAAATGAATTCATTTGATTTTGTATTCATATTGCATCTAATGAATGAGATTATGGAGATCACAGATGTGATTTGTCAGACATTGCAAAGTAAGTCTTAA